In Amyelois transitella isolate CPQ chromosome 3, ilAmyTran1.1, whole genome shotgun sequence, a single genomic region encodes these proteins:
- the LOC106138137 gene encoding serine/arginine repetitive matrix protein 1-like, which produces MLGARLKSWMEAQLGRAKKRKQKQCRPPSACATTGPVPPPHLSSPESAYSTGYSTDGTSPGAPPATLAAPLVAPPPPPTPPTTHLYHEPAKRRSNLTARRCVPEPVVCATPSPRPRCRIRTNPWLGGTSPSRRRPTHLVHQQSLQIPAQHPQPTLHHAPFSLDSHPARYGSRSPHKSPHLSPHLSPHLSPEPHRSPYYRGGASSDEECRGLRPRGRETAILSDADIDSDGDTGLDGGDEDDDDTASPGRRRARRRRPPRRPPRSAGATPPRVRRRNHAPSAPPVRERDPLLEADREAERKYRELIREAEKLLVTVSRAPLEPPHNPRVRELRATEAEAPRRSPERTHLTNFMRANSPEPPRRPSPLARRSPLAVPAPRPPPRQLHAYDCADRPHSEPPKRKAYARDEVLQTLEGLRKSLQQQSALLAVQRTRLDSL; this is translated from the exons ATGTTGGGCGCGCGGCTCAAGTCATGGATGGAAGCGCAGTTGGGGCGAGCGAAGAAGCGTAAGCAGAAACAATGTCGGCCGCCTTCAGCTTGTGCCACGACGGGGCCGGTCCCCCCTCCGCACCTGTCGTCCCCGGAGAGCGCATACAGTACAGGGTATTCAACGGACGGCACTTCCCCGGGCGCGCCGCCCGCTACGCTCGCCGCTCCGCTTGTGGCGCCTCCGCCGCCGCCTACGCCGCCGACCACACATCTGTATCATGAGCCAGCCAAG cGGCGCTCAAACCTTACCGCAAGACGTTGCGTGCCGGAACCAGTGGTCTGCGCCACTCCGTCTCCCAGGCCACGGTGTCGCATCCGGACCAATCCCTGGTTAGGAGGGACGTCTCCGAGTAGACGGCGTCCGACGCACCTGGTGCACCAGCAGTCGCTGCAGATACCTGCACAACACCCGCAGCCAACTCTTCACCATGCTCCGTTCTCGTTGGACTCCCACCCTGCTAGATATGGTTCTAG GTCACCACATAAGTCTCCCCACCTCTCACCTCACTTATCCCCTCACCTATCCCCCGAACCCCATCGATCGCCGTACTACAGAGGTGGTGCTTCAAGCGACGAAGAATGCCGAGGGTTGCGGCCGCGAGGGAGGGAGACAGCAATACTGTCCGACGCAGACATAGACTCGGATGGTGACACGGGGCTGGATGGAGGGGATGAGGATGATGATGACACGGCGTCTCCGGGCAGAAGACGGGCGAGGAGGAGGCGACCGCCGCGGAGACCACCTCGCTCTGCTG GAGCAACGCCACCAAGAGTAAGGCGACGTAATCACGCGCCTTCTGCCCCTCCAGTGCGGGAAAGGGATCCTCTTCTTGAGGCTGACAGGGAAGCCGAGAGGAAGTATCGGGAGCTGATCCGGGAGGCGGAGAAACTGCTGGTGACGGTGTCCAGGGCGCCGCTGGAGCCGCCCCACAACCCGAGGGTTCGGGAACTTAGGGCCACTGAG GCCGAAGCGCCCCGCCGTAGCCCCGAGCGCACGCACCTGACGAATTTCATGCGAGCCAACTCCCCCGAGCCCCCCCGCCGCCCCTCCCCGCTCGCGCGGCGCTCCCCCCTCGCCGTCCCCGCGCCCCGCCCCCCGCCCAGGCAGCTACATGCGTACGATTGTGCAGACAGACCACATTCTGAACCCCCCAAAAGAAAAGCTTATGCTCGAGATGAA gtattGCAGACACTAGAAGGCCTGCGCAAGAGTCTTCAACAGCAGTCGGCGCTGCTGGCTGTTCAGCGCACGCGGCTAGACTCACTATAG
- the LOC106133530 gene encoding SHC-transforming protein 1, producing the protein MADGGTFVAKPARGWLHPDSVLASDGITYAVRYIGCMEVLTSMKKLDFETRSQVAKECIARVCAAAGLRSADKKRRVCQAAARALATRPRMAHSGENVALTVSSRAITLAALEGGDTVARHEMPRVSFASGGDADSLDFVAYVAKSAPPTEWRACYVLECGGRLAQDVIATIGQAFELRFKEFLTKPSLLNVNGSRGACAESASALEDREYYNDLPDKMPPEPAAASHRHPPPPPLASLANISSCEESVRHYVNQTPPPRTPPTALLPNHHTDIFDMQPFTATPVSSPAPASPPRAEPLAAPAQAALLAREPWFHGPISRTTAEKLVVEDGEFLVRESAACPGQFVLTGARRGAHKHLLLVDPNGVVRTKDRVFESVPHLIKYHCSNELPIVSADSALLLRKPVPRPSAS; encoded by the exons ATGGCGGATGGTGGTACGTTTGTGGCTAAACCGGCGCGAGGGTGGCTCCATCCAGACTCTGTTCTTGCCAGCGATGGAATCACTTACGCAGTTAGG TACATTGGATGCATGGAGGTATTGACTTCAATGAAGAAACTGGACTTTGAAACCCGATCACAAGTAGcaaa agaATGTATAGCTCGGGTCTGTGCGGCGGCCGGCCTCCGATCAGCCGACAAAAAACGGCGGGTCTGTCAAGCGGCCGCCCGGGCACTAGCGACGCGACCACGAATGGCGCACTCCGGAGAAAATGTGGCTCTGACAGTCTCCTCCCGGGCCATAACCCTGGCTGCCCTGGAAGGCGGTGACACAGTCGCTCGTCACGAAATGCCTAGAGTCTCATTCGCGTCAGGTGGCGATGCGGACTCTTTAGACTTTGTGGCGTATGTAGCCAAGTCCGCACCACCTACGGAATGGAGAGCATGTTATGTATTGGAATGTGGAGGACGGTTGGCGCAAGACGTAATAGCCACTATTGGACAGGCcttcgaattgagattcaaagagttcTTGACGAAACCTTCTCT GTTAAACGTGAACGGTTCCCGCGGAGCATGCGCAGAGTCCGCTTCGGCGCTGGAGGACCGCGAGTACTACAACGACCTCCCCGACAAGATGCCGCCCGAGCCCGCGGCCGCCTCACACCGGCACCCCCCACCACCGCCACTGGCGTCGCTTGCTAATATCTCTTC TTGCGAGGAGAGCGTCCGACACTACGTGAATCAaacgccgccgccgcgcacgCCGCCCACCGCGTTACTGCCGAACCATCATACAGACATCTTCGATATGC AGCCGTTCACGGCCACGCCGGTGTCGTCGCCGGCGCCGGCCAGCCCGCCGCGCGCCGAGCCGCTGGCCGCGCCCGCGCAGGCCGCGCTGCTGGCCCGGGAGCCCTGGTTCCACGGGCCCATATCTAGGACCACGGCAGAGAAG CTGGTGGTGGAGGACGGCGAGTTCCTGGTGCGGGAGAGCGCGGCGTGCCCCGGCCAGTTCGTGCTGACGGGCGCTCGGCGCGGCGCGCACAAGCACCTGCTGCTGGTGGACCCCAACGGCGTG GTCCGAACCAAAGACCGTGTGTTCGAGAGCGTGCCGCACCTGATCAAGTACCACTGCAGCAACGAGCTGCCGATCGTGTCGGCCGACTCCGCGCTGCTGCTGCGCAAGCCCGTGCCGCGGCCGAGCGCCTCCTGA